One Bythopirellula goksoeyrii genomic window, GGCTCAAAGAAACATCGACAAGAACATCCAGCTCAGAATCTGGAGTCGAGTAAGACTTCGAGAGTGAATCTGCTAGTAGGGAAACCATGCCATCATTCTGACAGGCCCAAGGCATGAGGCCAAGCATCCTTGATAAAGAACAAGCGGGGCAAAGATTAGGCGACAAAAGCCAGCAACTTCTCTCGAACCTCTGTGGGCAGTGGAACCGAAGTTATCGCCTTGCCTGGTGTCACCCGGCAACAAACACAAGTGATTTTTCCTACAGCGATCTCTCGGCCGTTCGAAGCCATCTCGAATGAATAGGTGATGCTCTTCTTCCCAAGACGTTCCACGAGAATGGAAATATCGAGCACCTCCTCACAACGAACGGGCGAGAGGTAATCGCAAGAGGCGGCAACTCGAGGGTAACTGATCGTCTCCCCGTCGATTTGAGAGTGAACACTGAAACCTAGAGATCGAACGAATTCATGCTCCGCAGATTCCATGTACTGAAAAAAGGCCGCGAAATGCATGATTCCGGCCATATCCGTGTCGTGGAACTCCACGAGTCGCTGGGTACGGAAAGGCTCGGTCATGAGGAGGTGATCCTAGTGCTTTGACAACTCTTAAAATTAGGGCGCGAGACGTCACAACTCTTTTACAAGTTTAAGTTTGCGACGTCTCGCACCCTAATTCTTAGCAAAGACAAAGCACTAGATCGTCACCGCACCAGTAAGATGCGCTAGCCTCAGCTACCGACGTAAGGCATCAATGCCATAAATCGGGCACGCTTGACCGCCTTGGAAACGGCGTGTTGGCTGGTCGCTTGGCAACCGGTCTTGCGACGGCTAACAATGCGACCGTGGCGATTGGTCAGCTTGCTGAGCATATCCAAGTCTTTGTAGTCGACAAACATCGGCCGAGGACGCTCACCATCGATGCAGATGGGGTCTCTCTTAGCAACCTTCTTAGTGACTTTACGCTTCTGAAATCGGGGAGATCGGGCAGGTTTCACAGGGTAACAATCCTCACAGGACAGCAGGGTTCATTGAGTAACAATTCCACATTCTACCAATTCAATCATCGCTTGCAATCGGAAATTCTGCTGAAAACACCCTTGAAAGTGCGGATCAAACGTCGTTTTCGATGGCATTTTGCTCATGGAAAGGCCACGTTGTGACCTACAATTGTCGGGTGCACTCCTGAGATGGGGCCGAGTACCGGCTCGATTGCACGACTTGTATTTGCTGCCAAAGTTTCCCTTCCTACTTAGAGATCGACTATAATGGAACAAGTCGGAATGAGCAGTCTTGTCTGAGATCAATCTGCTGCAATTTGATCTTGTTCAACCTGCCTGCAACTCGCCCTTCTCGGTGAACAGAGAAACTGAGTACCGTGGAACTATTCAAAGTTACGTGTGTCACTTGCCAGTCCAAGCTATCGGTGCGCAATGCTGCCTTGATCGGACAGATCGTAGCTTGTCCCAAATGCGAGAGTATGGTTCTCGTCGCTGCGCCAGAGGCTGAAACGCCATCTTCGGCCCTGAGTCAGGCTCCCGCAGCGCAATTGCCCGAGCCAGTCGAACAGCCAGCTCCAGTTGTTCCCGATAGCTACGACTACGAGACGCCATCGGCTGATGTTCCTACAGCAGAGAGTCCACCGCTGGACGAGATGGCAAGCCTTGCCGTAAATACAGCGGCAGCGGGCCACAAGACGATCCTGTGGTGGATCGCCAGCTTCGTCATTGGTGCGAGTGTCACCAGTGCGTTCCTTGTTTTGCGTCATCAAGAGTTCTCCGAACCTGCCATCGTGGTTGATTCCGAGAATCCTCAATTCGCCGAAGTTCCCACCAGGACAGCAGAAGAACCTACTCCGTCTGTACCCAGCGAAAAGCAGGAACCCGGGGCGATTCAGGATCGCCAGAGTCCAGTCATAACTTCTCCTGAGGAGCCCCTCGCTGAAACGGCAGCCACTCCACCCCCAAGCATACCCCCTGCGAAACCGCATCCCGCTGGCGAAAATACTGTCGACACTAGGGTTGCCCCGACCGAAAATCTAACGCAGGACACTGCCACACCCAAGCTCGTCGTGGAACCGCCCGACGAACCCCGCATCGCTCGCAAATTTGACCCTCTCCGCTTCGACCTAGAGCAAATGGACCTGGAGGATCTTGGGACTAGCGAAGAGACTGCAACCGCAACAACTGCCTCGCCTTCTGAGACTGCTGTCGAACCAGAAAACAACTTCGAGAAGCCGCGTCCCATCGGGAAGCCCACAGTAGTTCGCTTGAGCGAGAATAGCCCCGGACTCATTTTCGATCGCTCGGCGGAGGAGCAACTTCAACACAAGATCCCCTCACTAGTAGCGAAAGATGTGACCCTCACGGACTTTATGGATTTGATGAGCAGTCTCTCTGGTGTACCTCTCAGTGTGGCTCCCGTCGAGTTGCAGATGGCGGGCGTATCCCCCAATAAAAAAGTCTCGATCGATGTCTACGAGATACATCTTGAGGAGGCCCTCTCCCAAGTTCTGAAGCCCCTGCATCTTGAATTTACCACCGACGGGCCTCAAGTAGTGATTGTGCGAGAAGATGCTGAGAGGGTCCGCAAGATCGATTATCCCATTGACGATCTGATAGGTCCCCAAACCACTTCAGAAGACTTTGCCAAGTGGATTGAAGAACTGATTGCTCCTGAAAGCTGGGACGGGGCAGGGGGTATCGGCACGATTTCTGCGACTACCAACGAGCTTGAAATCAATCAGGCTCAGGGCGTTCACTTCCATATTCTATTTTTCTTGGAACGGATTCGCCTGGCGAAGCAATTACCACTTCGAAGTCGCTATCCGGCCCGGCTACTTGGCGGCAAGCCCCATGGCTTGCAGATAGCAGAGCGAGTATCTGCACCCACAACGTTCACTTTTTCC contains:
- a CDS encoding acyl-CoA thioesterase → MTEPFRTQRLVEFHDTDMAGIMHFAAFFQYMESAEHEFVRSLGFSVHSQIDGETISYPRVAASCDYLSPVRCEEVLDISILVERLGKKSITYSFEMASNGREIAVGKITCVCCRVTPGKAITSVPLPTEVREKLLAFVA
- the rpsR gene encoding 30S ribosomal protein S18, which produces MKPARSPRFQKRKVTKKVAKRDPICIDGERPRPMFVDYKDLDMLSKLTNRHGRIVSRRKTGCQATSQHAVSKAVKRARFMALMPYVGS